ACTTGTTAAGCCATTAGGCTACTAAACAAGGTTTGACAAGTTAAAAGTAGAGTCAGCTGAGGTCATCAAAATATGACTCACCTTCAgaaatatctatctatctatctatctatctatctatctatctatctatctataggtTTGGCACATTCTGTTGTATGTGTACAATGCATAAATTGTATTTATAATTCATAAAATAAGCAAGCCAAACAAATTATTTTGCTCAAAGGCCTATGCAtttctaaatatataaatatgtttgaAATAAACAggtggatttaaatataatcgGTTTTCTATTGTACTTTATCAATGCAAATGAAACCAGCaccttaaacatttaaataggaaTACATCTGACCATAAGGACACTATTGTCCTTACGTATAACGGGACCCCATGCAATACCTTCTGCCCAGATTACCGGTGAACTGACCGATTGTGGAGATAAAGGTGGTGTTAAAGGCGTCCTCGCTAAATCTGAAGAGGAGACATGTCTTCCCCACTCCGCTGTCTCCTATGAGCAAGAGTTTGAACAGGTAATCGTAAGTCTTCGCCATTTACCAAGCCGGTATTTCCCTGTACGATTATCAGCGTGCGCGGTTCCCCTTGTTCATACTGACACAAAAATCATTACGTTCTGAAGCGGAGGCGGGGCCTCGACGCGCGACGTCACGTGAATATCTTCTGCGTGATTGGCCAGTGTAGTTTCCAGGAGGACATTGTGGTCAAATATTTACCCGTGAAGGTACTGCACAGTAATTTTGCATATCAAATACTTCAGTTGTGACAGGAAAGGTATGTTAACGTCAGGGAAACTGTTTTTGTTTgaatatgtttacaaatgttGCTATGGATTTACTTCGCTACAGTATGTGCTGCTCTCTTAATGGTTTACAAATTCATTTTGCATATAGGAGCTCTCACAGAATTACTCAAAAAGCCTTTTAAAATGCTATGGTAGTTAAAGTAGACTTTCTTAAGTTGTCATCAGTAGACTCACCCGAGATTAAGTTGACAAAACATGATCTCAGAGAATCCCTTTGATCCTAGGAATGAATCAGACAAGATCCTGCTGGATAAACTGACATTCCAAAGAAATTCATGTTTGGACCTATTCGAAAATTCAGTATTAATTTtgtcatattattattattattattattattaattaaattacaattatacaattaatatttaaagatATATATTCAAATTAAATGTATGTCTGGTGCTGGAAATGGGTTCAAGGAATCCACGTGCTGTAGCGTGTTGtggctagaggggatacagTTACGGccaacatctcgcgagatttggccATAGCTGTATCTTCTCCAGCCAGAACCCTGTAGGTGTGGTGCCACCACTAGAGTGCGCAAATCACATGATCTCCCAGTTATTTTAGTGcaggtttacataaaaataataattaatggaattaaaataaaattgtgaaAACACtaatttaaaacttaaatttgGATTCCAGCTACAAGAAACCACCTACATCTATTTTCCTAAGAGAGATGGAACGACTGTCTTCAAGGTTGCCAGTACTAGAAAAAGTAAGCAttaagaattttctttttttcatgtACTAACTGCATTGTCTTTCGTTTAAGTAAATCTCAtacctttatatacatattttattattgcTGTTATTATTTTCATACGTATTGTATTATTATCATATGTATTGTAGTTCTTGTTGACTGTAGTTATCTTTTTATCAAATAGAGATAATGCTCTTTTTTGGGGGAACTTatattcagtaaaaaaaaagacaGAATACTGTTGCTCTGAAACAGTGTAATACTGCAGTGATTTCGGTAAATCCCAGTGACGATGAGTAACTTGTAGTTCACTGATAAGGCGAGTTTTATAGTGGAGCATGCCTGGGCATGTTTATTATATTCCTTATATGAGCAGCACATGGCAACCCTGGAGTCAGTGTTTTGTGGCGCTTCAGTATTGAGGAAAGCAGCAGCGATACGAATGCGAAAATCATCATCTCTCAACAATGCCTGTAAGTATATGCACTTGACAGTCAACCTAAACTATTTCCCAAGATGTCGCAATATCAATCCAGTTATCGATTATTTTATCTGTGCAGCAAATAGGGAAAAGTTTTTGATTACACATGGCGCTCGACAGGGCCTTATGTTTAACTTAACACGTGTAACGTTTAAAGTGTTTCACAGAAGCATGCAAAAAAAGTCATTAAAATCAGATTAATGTGTTATTTGTAATGTTAGGTTAAAACGTAACGTTGGTGTGTTTTATGAAAAACAATTGACGATAATGACAAGCATCAAAATGGCTATTTGTAAACAAAGCAAGGAAGAGTGAACTACTTTGTTACAGTTTTATATATTATACACTATTAAATACGATGTAGTATTTTTTACTTGACATGCATTTACATGACTTTTGATTTAGTGTACTGTTATGTTGCTAATGGCATTGTAAGCCATTTAAATAAATTGCCAtctttttaataatttcttttatCTCTTACTGTAACAGCTGGCCAAAGATCTGCTCAACCCATCTTTTGATTTTGAGAGAAGACAGCACAAAAAGAAAAGACTTGTGCAAAGTCCCAACTCCTACTTTATGGATGTAAAATGTCCAGGTATAAAAACCTATAGAAACCCCAATAAATTTGCCATATTATGTATGTgttgtatttaatttaatcatCTAAATAACTTAAAACTGCATAACTTTTACTTCATGTAGGTTGTTATAAAATCACCACTGTGTTCAGTCATGCACAGACAGTTGTGTTGTGTGTTGGGTGCTCTACAGTGCTGTGTCAGCCCACAGGTGGGAAGGCCAGGCTGACTGAAGGTGTGTATTTATGGCTGTTAACAGCTGATGTCAGTCTTTTATGGCTGGTTATCACTTTGGTTCAATTTCTGATTAATCCTGAACTGACACTGTCTGTTTTATTTGGAAAGGTTGCTCTTTCAGAAGGAAACAACACTGAGGAGAATGGACAAGGAATGATGCTTTGAATACAAAGAAATTGTGCAACTTCTCAATGCCTTACCTTTTCATTGATtacaatgaatgaatttgaagtGTGATTATGAATGATGCATGGCAGGTTCTTACTACCGTGTTATCAGTTCAGCTTTCTGAATAAATCTTCTGCATTATAAAACTGAATTCAGTCAATAATTTATAGGACAAATGGTTTCACTGTGACATTTACACTTGGATTACCTAAACAAAGAAATATGTCATTTTCCCTTCATACAAAAAAGACTATGGCAGTGAAACTATATGCACAATATGGACAATAGTATTGACATGACCTCTTTTAATAAACATCTTTATCCCAGAAATTTCCAACCAAAACTAATATTAATGCTGTACTATACAATACCATCATAAAATAATTACTAGGAGTAAAAATAAAGTACTTTAATGTccaaaaaatatacttaaataccAGCAAGTACAGTTTAGtgcattgtgtttttattctaAATATTAGTGTAAAAGTTTTACCCTACAAATATACTAATTAAAGTATAGGTCTATATTAGTATTACCTTGGTGCACTTGAAAAAAGTATACtcctttttttgtgtgtattgaAGTAAATAGTGTCTCAAattagcacagttgagtacattTAAGCTGTTCATAAGTTTATTTTAAGTACTTTTTTAGTGCACAAAAATAGAAAGTTTAGTAAGTGTACCAAAATAAAGTGCATTTTAGTGCACTTTTCTTTCACCTGGGTTGTTTCTGTACAAGTGTTTGAAGGGCCACCTTCTGAtccaaaatgtttttgaaaatatacatacatagatacaggtcactgaaagtgcttgaatctattttatgcaagaagttttctggaaaaaaatcaatataattccctgtgtagtgtaggataatataaaaattctagacgttttaagcacacatgctaaactgttcgctttaaatgcttatatcttctgtatgtgaatgttgattcataccaaaatgcttttttgcatagttgtgtttgacacgaaaaacgtctcgggttgcatatgtaactgttgttcccagGGAAGGGAATGAGACGATGCGTCTTCcctgccatacttcctgcatcgcTGTAACGCCtcctttggcaatatttcagatagtgatatacttcctgattccgcgtcaccctgtctttgttgttaagcctcaccattggttgaatttgatatacacattcagatgcacttaccccttgaggcgtccccaaagtgtcaccgcagtgacgcagcgcgagttccctcaaaagggagctgtaacaatgtatcttaaaaggtaacacgatgtaactttgctctcacttgaaatgtgtcctcacaattagtccttgaatttgagggtattggacctggaaagtccttgaaaggtctttgaatttgaagttaactaaggtgtgggaaccgtTTATGGGTTTTAGTGTTTGTCACAAAGCCTATAAATCATACCAAAGGTGTTCAGGTCTGGGCTTTTATGAATTCCAGTAAGATCTTTTACATTAGATTGAATCAATCTGTTTAAACCTTGCTTAGTGCATGGGGACATTTTCATGTTGGAATAGAAAAGAGCCCTGATCGAACGTTTGCTATAAAATTTAAAGCCCAATTCTCAAGAATATCATTTATATGTTGTAGCACTAAGATTTGTGCAAAGAGAAACGACTAAAGTAGTCCAACCTGTTTATTAGGAGGGTGTGATCCAATATAAAACTTAGTAGTCCATATAGTGTATGTTTACATTATGGGTCAGTTTCCCATAGGATTAACCCAGGACTAaaccttagttatattaggacatttaagtagtttttagaaaaaaatattaccgatgtgcattttgagacaaaacaatggttgaatgtttttgtattaagaccgcttaaacatgcattttactCTGGGACTAGGATATACCCAGTCTGGAAAACCTcctctatggggcggtttcctggacagggattaggtTATGCCAGGAGTAggattaggaaatataactagttttaacaaacatgccttactaaaaacattactcggtttggacagctcttacttttttttttaagaaaaaaaaacccctaTGTTTAATATATGTTACTATAATACCAGGTTTTTCAGGAGATCTAGTAAGAAAGTAAAAACAAAGTCTTTTCTTTGGCCAATGTAAGCTACACTGTAATAAACAAGGggaatgtgattttttttatttgtgaaaaacaaaacacttgacAAAGGGCTGAATGtgaagaacaattacttttgtgtACAAATAACCATCTTCATCCGGGTTTTGTGACAAACAATGCTTGGTGACATCTGCAGGTCTGATAAACATACAAAAGTAAACAAACTGCATACTCACAAATAATTTACATGCAAAAAATAACATCAGTTGCCAACAGTTCAAGAGTTTCCAAAATATTCCCGTTAAATAAACATCTTTAATAATTCTCATCTCTGATGATAGCTGCAAAACATCCAATGTTCTTTCTCGGAGAACGAAGGACAGTAAATGGTCCATCTTTTAAGGCATCAATACAGGGGAAATCCTTACTGTATATATTGTTCCTTAAGATCTATATATAACCATCCTGAAACGCAGATTACATTTGCAGTCACGTTTAAAAATACGACCACACGAATGATCCCATTAAATATGACGTTCACTGAGTCTGGCATTGGACCCCACTTTGCCTGGGGCCTTCATCCTCTTCGTAGGCTTCACGACTGTAGCTCCTCTTTTGGTTTTCATAGTCACTCATTTCACAGAGGTCAACCTCTTCCATATCATCAGACACCATGATGTGTTCTCTGGGTGGGAGTAACCTCTCCAAATCAGGCAGCATGTTGTCAGGTAGCCAGTGTTTCTCTGGGAACTCAATCTGGAAAAGCACATTGACCCAATATGAAGTCAAACTGATTAAACAtttcgtaaaaaaaaaatgggtgcCAAGCACAGAACTTACCTCAAACTTTACGATGAGTAGACCTTTCTCATAAGGTTCTTTGTAGAGAGGCATGCCCtcattataaatacattttagggCATTTGGTCTTATTACATTACCTTAAACAAAAACGAcaatgttattttattattagaCTAGTCATGCATTTTTAATCTTCATTAAATAACAAGTGCACGGGAAATACCTGGAGATGAATGAACGATGAGTGTTCTGTCATCTAGTGTGCGAACTGTCTTATTGAACCCACATAGGGCCTCTACCAGCTTAATCTTCATTTTCATGATGAGGTTATCGTTTTGCCTTTGGAAAACAGGATGTTCTTTTAAGTCCAGA
The DNA window shown above is from Paramisgurnus dabryanus chromosome 23, PD_genome_1.1, whole genome shotgun sequence and carries:
- the rps27l gene encoding 40S ribosomal protein S27-like, translated to MPLAKDLLNPSFDFERRQHKKKRLVQSPNSYFMDVKCPGCYKITTVFSHAQTVVLCVGCSTVLCQPTGGKARLTEGCSFRRKQH